The following proteins come from a genomic window of Miscanthus floridulus cultivar M001 chromosome 2, ASM1932011v1, whole genome shotgun sequence:
- the LOC136537298 gene encoding S-locus-specific glycoprotein S6-like gives MQPLQRLQKRPQLGLISRRDAVPPLLRLALHDPPEFLLRSALPHARAYLISWRHLALLFLLACLFRRPCSSAAASDTLSAGESLTGNRTLVLAGGEFELGFFSPAGNSSHYVGIRYKRIPGRTVIWVMNRDSPVTDPSSAELTVAQDGSLLLLLLLTGNRSKEAMIWSSNLTRPCDEGTAVAVLLDTGNLVLRGRCQRGGNSSAIIWRSFDHPTDTLVPGGWLGLNKSTGAWRSATDPSTGLYTDRVLWNDTTVYHHIGAWNGRYFVPIAEMGTLPAKYTFVFVNSSEEVSYSFRVVDPSTVSRLVMGPHAQFDRYFGSTRSRCSGFTSLLQVYKP, from the exons AtgcagcctctccagcgcctccAGAAGCGgccgcagcttgggctgatcagccgtcgggacgccgtacctccacttctccggctggctctccacgacccgcccg AGTTTTTGTTACGGTCGGCCCTGCCGCACGCACGGGCGTATTTGATTTCGTGGCGCCACCTcgctctcctcttcttgctcgcGTGCTTGTTCCGGAGGCCGTGCTCATCTGCCGCGGCGAGCGACACGCTCTCCGCAGGAGAATCTCTCACCGGgaaccggacgctggtgttggcGGGAGGCGAGTTTGAGCTGGGCTTCTTCTCCCCGGCCGGAAACTCCAGCCACTACGTCGGCATACGGTACAAGCGGATCCCGGGACGGACGGTCATCTGGGTGATGAACAGAGACTCCCCGGTCACCGACCCGTCATCCGCGGAGCTAACCGTGGCTCAGGAcggcagcctcctcctcctcctcctcctaacgGGAAACCGGTCGAAGGAGGCGATGATTTGGTCATCCAACTTGACACGTCCGTGCGACGAAGGCACGGCCGTGGCGGTGCTCCTCGACACCGGGAACTTGGTGCTGCGTGGCCGGTGCCAGCGGGGCGGCAACTCGTCGGCGATCATTTGGCGGAGCTTCGACCACCCGACCGACACGCTGGTGCCAGGCGGCTGGTTGGGGCTGAACAAGAGCACCGGCGCGTGGCGGAGCGCCACCGACCCGTCCACGGGGCTGTACACGGACAGGGTCCTGTGGAACGACACGACCGTCTACCACCACATCGGCGCCTGGAACGGGCGGTACTTCGTCCCCATCGCCGAGATGGGCACGTTGCCGGCCAAGTACACGTTCGTCTTCGTCAACAGCAGCGAGGAGGTGAGCTACTCGTTCCGCGTCGTTGACCCGTCGACCGTCTCGAGGCTGGTGATGGGCCCTCACGCGCAGTTTGATAGATATTTTGGGTCAACAAGGAGCAGATGTAGTGGGTTTACTTCACTATTGCAAGTGTATAAGCCATGA